The genomic stretch ACAAGGCGAATGAATGCGCGCTTATACATTGCTGCGCAACGTTCGCTTTGATAGACTAGGATGAATGAAGAAAAATTTCAGATTAACCCGATATTAAAGAGAGTAGTTCTAAAAATAACCATGGCCATCTATCATTTTTCAGCACAAGTCATTTCTCGAAGCCAAGGCCGATCGTCTGTGGCGTCGGCTGCGTATCGTTCGTCTGAAAAGCTACTGGATGAACGCACCGGTGAAGTTCATGATTTTACGCGTAAAAGTGATGTGCTTGAGAAAGAGATTTTATTACCTAAGGACGCTCCAGAATGGATGTCGGATCGCGAGAAACTCTGGAATGCCGTTGAGATAGCCGAAACACGCAAAGACGCGCAATTGTCTCGTGAGATCAATGTCGCTCTTCCTAAAGAATTGAACGCGGAACAAAACTGGAATTTATTAAAAAACTTTGTTCAAAAAGAGTTTGTGGATCAAGGCATGGTCGCCGATGTGGCCTTTCATCGCGGACATAAAGGTGGCGAAGAACAACCGCACGGGCATGTGATGTTGACGATGCGAGAAATCACACCCGAGGGATTCGGCGGCAAGGTGCGCGCATGGAATAACAAAGAATTATTAACGACGTGGCGTGAACATTGGGCGGAACATTGCAACCGAGAATTAGCCCGCCAGGGGTTTGATTTTCGTATTGATCACCGAACGCTAGAAGCGCAAGGTATCAACCTTGAGCCGCAAAGCAAAATTGGGCCTAAAGCGGTTCAATCTTCAATGGCACGCTATGCCGAACACCAAGCATTAGCCGCCCGTAATGGAGAGCGACTTTTAAACGATCCTAACATTGCCTTGACGGCGTTGACGCGTCAGCAATCCACCTTTACGCATCAAGACGTTGCGCGTCTCGTCAATCGTCACACCACGAGCCCCGAACAGTTTACGGCGGTCTATGAAAAGATTAAGGCCAGTCCTGAACTTGTTCACCTTGGCCAAGATGAACAGCAGCGAGATCGTTATAGCACAAAAGAGATGCTGGCACTTGAATCACAAATGATGGCGCACGCGACGACAAAAGCACCGCTCGCTCAACATCCTGTTTCGTTCCCTTCGATGACTCAGGCAATGGCTAGTCGTTCATTGAGCGACGAGCAGAAGGCGGCCTTTGAGCATTTAACCAAAGGCGGCGATGTTGCGTGTGTGGTAGGGTTTGCCGGTACGGGTAAAAGTTATTTGCTGGGGGCGGCGCGTGAAGCGTGGGAAGCAGAAGGCTATCGGGTTCACGGCATGACGTTATCGGGCATTGCGGCTGAGAATTTAGAAAACGGTTCGGGTATTGGCAGCCATACAGTCGCTAATCGCTTGTGGCATTGGGAACAAGACCGCGAACGGCTAACCCACAAAGACATTGTGGTGGTTGATGAGGCGGGGATGCTTGGATCGCGCCAAATGGCGGCTATTTTGGCCGAGGTACGGCGATCTGGGGCCAAGGTGGCCTTGGTTGGCGACCCTGAACAGTTGCAGGCTATCGAAGCGGGAGCAGCCTTTAGGGCGATTAGTGAAAAAACGGGGTTTGTTGAGCTGTCCGAGATTCGCCGTCAAAAAGAAGGTTGGCAGCAAGCCGCGACAAAAGATTTGGCCAGTGAGCGCACGGTGGAAGCTTTAGGTGCGTATAATCGTCATGACAACATTCACACGTTCGACACCAAAGCATCCGCCATGACGAGCATGATTGAACAGTGGGATGAAGTCAGGAGCCAATCGCCCGATAAATCACAATTGATTTTAGCGTATACCCGCGATGACGTACGCACGCTCAATGAACAAGCGCGAACCATGCGTCATGCGCAAGGCGAGCTAGGCAAAGATCATCTCATCGAAACTTCACGCGGTCCTCGCACGTTTGCAGAAGGGGATCGTGTGTATTTCCTTCGCAATGAAAACCGTGAGCTACAAGTGAAGAATGGCACCTTAGGCACGATTCAAAAAATAGAGGGCAATCAACTCATCGTTCGTCTTGATGCCGTCGATGGCAAGCAGGCGCGCGCGGTATCGGTCGATCTCAATAAATACAATGATCTTGACCATGGGTATGCGGCGACCGTACACAAAGCGCAAGGCGTTACGGTTGATCGCACGCATGTGCTCGCCTCTAAACACTTTGATCGTCATAGCACCTATGTCGCCATGAGCCGTCATCGTGATGGGGCGGATCTTTACGTGAGTAAAGAAGATTTCCCGAGCATGGATCGTTTGAGTCAATCACTTTCGCAAGAACGCGCCAAAGATGTGACGTTGGACTATAGCAAAAACCGCGGCTTCGATGCGCCTGAAACGCCGTTTGCACCGCCTAAAGAAAAAACGGTTGAGCAAGAGAAAGTTCAAGAGGTTACGTCGTCTAAGCGTGCAGAAAAAACGGCCCAACTTCCCCTCACAGAAGATCGAGCTAAGGAAGCAGAAAAACGTTTAGCGCTACGTATGTATCAAAAAACCGTAGAAAAAGACATCGAAGCACTTGAAAAGAAAACGGGTCTTAAAGTCAGCATGAATGCTAACGTCGGTGATGAAGGCATTTATCGCGGCACAACGGACATCGCATCACGCAAATATGGGATTCTTGAGAAAGCCGATGGCTCTGCTAAGCTTATTCGTGCGGATCTTTTAAAATCACGCGAAAAAGATCAAAAAATGGTGATTGAAAAAACGCGAGATTATAACGGAACTGAATTTATCAAGGCCGTTCAGCCAGAGGTGGAACGATCCCGAGAGCGCGATCGTGGAAGAAGCTTTTAAAAAAGGGGGATGGTGTGACGCAAGAATATGATAAGCGCTTTCAAGATTGTGTTGATGAGCTGATGGTTTTACAACGAGACGCTGAAAAAATTACTCAAGAACTTAAAAGTAATTATCAGTATGCTCACAAGAAAACCCAAGAAACGGCGGATGATTTAGCCAAAAAAATGACGAGCGTTGAGCGTAGTCTTGCTAACATTAACATTGTGTCAGAAAATATTACGGGTTACATGGCGCAATGTGAAAAACATGCTGATCGTACACGAAAAGTATTTATGGGGATGCTGGTAGCCTGTGTTTTAATCGTCGCAGGCACGCTCTGGTGGTCACATTATGTCAGAGATGATCTTGCAGAGGCAGAAAAACAGCTTGAACTTTTAGGACCGATTCTTAAAAATTCTCCTGTTTTAGTGAGTGTTAATGGTCATGATTATGTCCGTATTGTTCCTGGGACAGAAACCGATGAGCTTGGCTATTATCAGGATAAAGATCATGAAAAAATTGAGGGTGAGTATGCACAAGTTTGGCATGTGCGATAATGTGTTTTGTGTTGTGCTTTAAAATGAATATTTATCCGCCGAAAAAAATAGCTAACAGGGAATTGATTTTTTTTATAAAAAATATTTGAACATTTTCAAGTAAGAAAGATCTCTCTTTTGAGATTATGAGGTATATGGAGAACATTAGAAATGATTTATATGATCATGGCGTTATCCAATATGGCTAATAATCAACTATACTTGCCCAATAATACTCATTTGCTTTAGGTGATCACAGTGCAAGTACAAATCCATCCTGTACAAGGGACGCCAGACAAGACGTTTGTTGAAAAATGGCGCTCCACTGAAGAACAAAATGAAAATACAGAAAGTTGGAGAGGGTTGGCCGAAACAATCAGTACTGCCCTTGGATTTTTACTTTACGCTGTGCAACTTGTTGAAAAGCTGATGCTAGAAAAAAACCATGATGATGGAATAAGTCATGAACGGCTGCTCAATTCAACGAATATCACGTTTGATATTCCGCACAATAGTAGCTTAAGCAACGCGACTAACGCCTCTTCACGCTCTCACGCTCCAAGTGGATTATCAGTTGCAATTAACATTTCTATTGGGGTTGCTTTATTATTTATACTGGGAATAAAAAGCTTAGGCATCTATTATAGAATTGAAAATACAAAAAAAACGCTTCGTGCCTACAAGGAATATAAAGATCAAAATAATGACTCGATTATGTTTATTCGTTATCAACTTGCCATAAAAACAGCGATCAATAGTATTTTCACCCCGAATTCAATCGTCATCGATCGCTTGAATCCACGTATGATTGAACATTTTACTCAAACACATTTTGAAGGAAAAGATTTTACACAAATAGAAAGTGCACTGGCGGAAGTACTTGATTCATTTAAAAAAAATACAACCATGCTCAAATATCTTTGGTTAGCACTTCCAATGGTTATTTTTTTGGTCGCCATAACTTTGGCTTCACAGTATAACACTAACCCTAAATTGACAAACGTAGCGATCATTGGCGAGATTGGCGCAGCCTGCGTTCTTGCGGCAACAACTGCTATGATTTATCTGTTAGAACGCTCAAAGTACTTTCCTCCTGCTGTGCGTATCAGCACATTACAGGAAGGAAAGAATACTGTAATGAAGTTAGAAGAAAGCGCTCAAAAAGCATTTAACGCAGTACCTTCGTCTCAATTTTCACAGGGATTTTTTGGACATACAACTCTATATTATTCACAACAAGTGCGGGACGAATCTAAGCAAGATTATGAGGACTGCATAAAAAATACCACAGACGCTTTTACGGTTTTAAAAGAAACACTGCAGCGGTGCGCTCGCCCGACTGATTATCATGGAACTATAAAGCGCATTCTAGACGCTACTCCAGATTTTTACTCAACCCTTGCAGCGCTGTCTCAGGCAGTTGCAGAATTGCAAAAAGCCTTAAAAACCAAACGCGACCCCAACTCAACACAAATAAAAACAGCAATAAAGGATTACAATGCTAGTTTTGCTAATTTGCAGTTAAGGAAAGAGGAATATAATCAGATAAAAACGGATGTTCGCAACTTGCATACGTTAGTACATCGTTGATGAAATAAGGCCAAATAATGTTCAGACATCTTGAAAATGATTACTTACATATGAGTAATCGGGGCAAAGTTCCCTTAGAAGCGAGCGAATTGGGACAACTTCTAAAAAAAAACCCAAAACTGTTGAATTCAGAATTTGAAGCCGAAGATGTTCCTTACTCTGTAATTTCCATGCTACTTCATGCAGGACATTTAGTAGTAGCAGACTTTATTTTGAAAAAAAATGGCCAAATTGCACCTAAAGCAGATCCTTCATATTGTGGCCAAGTCAATGGTGGAATACCTGCCTTATTATGCTCCGCTGGCGTGAATTTTTATCTGGCATTGGTCACATTGCAGTTTTATTTTCAGCAAAATAGGTTACCGGAACTTCTGGCTATAGACGCTATTGGAAAACCTTTTATTAAAAAAACGCACTATGACTGCTTATATTACGAAGATGACAAGCAGATTAAACATGCTGTTATGATAGAAGCAAACGAATCTGAACAACAGTCTGATATTGATGCCTATCAAGAAACGACAGCCAAATTATTTATGAGAATCGCTTATGAGGCTTACAAAGCTGAAAGGATATTATTGACGACGACAGCTTTTCCTGACGAAAAAGAACAAGCCCATCGAGTGCTTGGGCATGCTTTTCTCCGGATTGCGTTTATGGAAGATTATTCTTATCATGCTTTTAATTACTGTTTAGATCAAGCGCTTACGAATTATCGTCAAGCCTCACTTGAGGATCAGGGTTTATATATTGAAACGCTTGAAACGTATATTGCTCATCGTGAACAAATTTTTGAACTGCAAAGAGAAAAACGAAAATTGCAACTTCAAGTAGGCCCTGTTGATGATCGCAGTTATCGTACAAGAACCCCTGAAGAATGGCGAGAATCTTATGATTCTGCCTACCGACGCGACTACGCATTTGAAGGTGAATCTGTCTCACGCCATAGTATACATATTACCGAAGGCATGCGTTCAATCACTATAGATACGCTCATTGGTGGAGAATTATGCTCTAGAACGGAAGAGGAGGTTCTTCCACTTTCATCATCACAGTTGCGTTTTCGAAGTACATCAGGTCCGTCGGCTATCACAGGCAATCCAATGACTTTTACTTATTGGGGTTCCGACGTAATGCCCCAAAAAAGTTCCCAGGATAAGAAACACATGCAAATTTGAGATGAATTACGCCCCAAGCCAATACGTTCCTAGAATTGCACCCCTATAAGATTATTTTACCAAGTCACTCCTGTAAAAGCTAGCTGGTAATTGTCATACGCAAATTTTATAAAATCTTTAATATTACCTACTTCTATTTTTCTACAATATTCGATATCGCCAGAAATAAACACATACCCAATTTTTGCACCTTGGAAAAACATGCCTACTCCATATTTAGGAAACATAGACGTTAATTGTGAAATACCAATGCTATTTTCCCAAGGACTTGTTCCTCGCATTCCTGTCTGAAGATATTCAAATTTACCCGCTTTGTTAATTCTCACCCGTGTAGCACCTAAGCTCAAACTGGCAACTCCCATAGATCCATTCTGTTCAGATATTTTTTCCATACCTTCCGTTATTTCAAAAAAATTCTTTTCAAGGTCGGAAATCGTCAACGGTTCCCATTTAAATGTGCCATCTGGTTGTTGATTGTGGCTTTGTGATGGAGCAACATAAAGCTGTCTTAAAGACTGTAGCCTTCTATAAGCATCACAATTACCTATATAAGTTGTTTCGAAATATTCAACTCCATTTTCTGAAATTTTGGCTAGAATATTATGGTCATCTATATTACACATAACTAGAAATTCACAAACATTAATTTCTTTTTTTTGTTTAAGACACTCTTCCTGATATAGAGTGAATATTGATTGTATTAACTCCTTTCCAGTCCTTTGTTTATTTTCATTTAAATAAGTGGCGAAAGAACTAACAATTTTTATGCCTAAGCTATAATCACCTGCTAAGGCTATACATAGGTTTTCATTTAAAATATGCACTTTCAGTGCATGGAATTTTCCGTTAAATGGCCCAGGCCCTATTCTTGGGTCTTCAAATTGGTGTGAGATCAAAGTGTCTGCCACGTAAAACCCATCATTTTCACTCACTTCAGCAATAATTAACGACATTTCTCACCTCATATAAATATTTTAATAGCACATAATATTTTATTACTTATCCTAAATAAGTTCAGACCGCTTCTTTAATCGTATGAAATACAATCTTTGCACTAAATCCAAAGGAAATAATCCGTAAGGATTAATATGTTCATAAATCAGTGGCGTCAACGCCCGAAAATCTTTTTCGGTAAGCACATTTTTCCATTTCGGTTCTGCTAATATTTCCTGAATGATGAGTGTATTGATATACACCATACACACAACATACTATAACGGGGGAAGCCAGGATGTTATCACCTACTCTGCAATCGATACCCAGAGTCTGCTATGTCTGGTGGTGGCGGAGGGGCCGATAACGCATCCAATACAACGCCTACATTGGCAGGACGATCTCCAGTTCGTTGCGCCCAGCAACGTGTAATGAGTGCAGCAAAAGCAGGCGGCGTATCGGACGGAATCGTTTCGCGCTCACCGTCTTTGACCCAATCCTTAATCAACTCAGGGGTCGCGGTTTCATCCGCGTGAAAGGGTAATTCTCGACTACTCAATTCCCAAAATACAATTCCCAGCGCATAAATGTCAGAAAGATTGTCATGCTTAGCACCACGTTTAAATAGTTCAGGGGCCATCCATAAAATACTGCCCACCGCTGGTTGCGCAGAGGTCATGGTACTACCGGTTTCTTTCTTTACTTCTTTGGAGAGCCCAAAATCCGAAAGCTTGGCATTCATCTGATTATCTAAAAGCACGTTAAGACTCTTCAGATCTCGATGGAGGATGGATTGATCATGCAAATAGGCTAGACCTACTGCAATATGACGCGCCATCGTGAGACGAAGCGACCAAGGTAAGGCTTTTTCCTTAGTATGTAACACATCATACAAGGACCCTTGAGGCATGTATTCCATCACCATACTGTAATGACCCACCTCTACACACACTGAAAACAAGGCCACAATATGCGGATGGCGAAGCGCCGCGTGTTGTCGGGCTTCGTCGGCGAAACTTGTGACAGCGCTCGCCGATAAGCGCGCGACCTTTAATTGTTTAATCGCGACATCCGTACGCTGCCAGGCCCCTTGGTACACAATCCCAAAACCCCCTTCCCCTAACACACGACCTAGCGTTAAGGCACTAAACAGGATCGTTTGTAGACCAGTGCCTGCCCCACCCATCGCCATGGCCTCCAAGGCTGTGTTGACGGGATCGACAGCAGCAGGTTTCTTGTCGCCACCGACTCCTATCGCCTTCGCTTCTCCTCGCGCTGCCTCAGATTTTTCTAGCAGCAGAACAGGACGACAGCCTACGTCCCACAGCTTAATCGTGTAATCCTCTGATCCGCTCGCTAACTGGCCGTTTGGCAGTACCGTAAGGGCATATACCCAATTCGTATGCCCCTCAAGGGTGGCCACACACCCGCCTCGTGCATCCCACAGCTTAATCGTATTATCCCTTGACCCGCTCGCTAACTGGCCGTTCGGGAGGGCCGCAAGGGCATTTACAGATTTCGTATGCCCCTCTAGCGTCTCCAAACGCGTCTCCGTGCTCACGTCCCAGAGCTTGAGCGACTTATCCCATGACCCGCTCGCTAACTGGCCGTTCGGTAGTGCCGCAAGGGCATATACAGATTTTGTATGCCCCGCAAGGGTGGCCACACACCCGCCTCGTGCATCCCACAGCTTAATCGTATTATCCCATGACCCGCTCGCTAACTGGCCGTTCGGCAGCGCCGTAATGGCTCTTACAGGTTTCGTATGCCCCGCAAGGGTGGCCACACACCCGCCTCGCACATCCCACAGTTTAATCGTATTATCCCATGACCCGCTCGCTAACTGGCCGTTCGGGAGGGCCGCAAGGGCAATTACTCCACCCGTATGCCCCGCAAGGGTGGCCACACACCCGCCTCGCGCATCCCACAGCTTAATCGTATTATCCCATGACCCGCTCGCTAACTGGCCGTTCGGGAGGGCCGCAAGGGCAGTTACTCCACTCGTATGCCCCGCAAGGGTGGCCACACACCCGCCTCGTGCATCCCACAGCTTAATCGTATTATCCTCTGACCCGCTCGCTAACTGGCCGTTCGGTAGAACCGCAAGGGCTCTTACAGGTTTCGTATGCCCCTCAAGGGTAAATAGAGCATCAGGATTAATTCCGGCGGCGCGGGCTTGTTTTCGCTCTTTTGACTCAAAATCGAAAAATTTCAACATGGGCGATCCTTCCTTAACCGATAGAAAATCATGAATGCCGCAAACAATACCCGGCTTACCTTAAGCCAATATGAGGGAAAATAACGCCGAGGTTTTAAAAAAAAGAGGGTTGGGCGTCCATCAAGAAACGCACCTCAAACGACACCGCGACGAGGGCGTTGTCGTGGACTTTGCGGAAAAGAGACATTTTAGGCGAAATCTCGCCATGTATAATAGTACTGGTTTTATCCTTTTTTAGCTTGTCTGGCAGTACGATAATTATCATCTAAATAGCGATAAAGTGTCTCTCTGCTGATTCCAAAAGTTTTAGCAATTTCTGATTTTTTTTGTCCTTCTTCGATACTTTTTTTGATCGTAGTAATTTGTTCCGCAGATAACTCTCGTTTTCTTCCTTTGTAAGCGCCTCGGTTTTTAGCGAGTGCAACGCCTTCACGCTGACGTTCTCGAATCAATGACCGTTCAAATTCGGCAAATGCCCCCATGACCGACAAGAGCAGATTGGCCATCGGTGAATCGTCTGTTGTGAATATCAACTGTTCTTTGATAAACTCAACCGAGACACCTTTATTGGTGAGCGTTTTAACAATGCTTCGAAGATCATCTAAATTTCTTGCAAGTCGATCCATGCTATGAATAACAATGGCGTCCCCTTTTCTGGCAAATTGAATCATCTCTTGTAATTTTGGTCGATGTGTGTCTTTAGCTGAAACTTTTTCAGTAAACGTTTGATCGAGAATTAAGCCTTCAAGTTGTCTGTCCGTATTTTGATAAAGAGTACTGACTCGAATATACCCAATGCGCTGTCCTAACATAAGATTATCCTCACGATCGACTACTTTCATGCAAACTTGAGATCACAATTTGTGACCTCAAGTTTTGGCACTCTAATTTACCGTTTTTAGGTCACAATGTGTGACCTTAAACAATCTTGGTTTATCACTTTATTTTGAATGCGTAAATAAACTACCGAGAGCACCAACCGCCACCGAACCCAATGCAATTAAAGCCTGAGGAATGTCTGTGCCCAGGTAAGATAATCCTATAACGCCAACGAGAGCTAGTAGAGCGATTAAACCCAATATCCAAACCACAGCAAGATACACGCCTTTATTTTGCTCATTAATAATGGGGCCTGTTTTTAATGACCAATGCGCAGGCGTAGATTCAGAACCCCAATCTTGCTGTTGACGAGATTCATTCATCGCTTAATCCTGATATATAAAGTTTTGAAATATCACCGCTTTTATCTTTGATCAAAAGCTCCTTGCCATTTTTAAGCATTTCACCCAAAGAACGTGTTATTCCCAATGCTGCACTCACCGCATCTACATTGGTACGAACATGAAATAAATTACGTACATCTTCCGTGTTTCTAATATCACGCTCAG from Gammaproteobacteria bacterium encodes the following:
- a CDS encoding Tn3 family transposase, whose amino-acid sequence is MVYINTLIIQEILAEPKWKNVLTEKDFRALTPLIYEHINPYGLFPLDLVQRLYFIRLKKRSELI
- the traA gene encoding Ti-type conjugative transfer relaxase TraA, which produces MAIYHFSAQVISRSQGRSSVASAAYRSSEKLLDERTGEVHDFTRKSDVLEKEILLPKDAPEWMSDREKLWNAVEIAETRKDAQLSREINVALPKELNAEQNWNLLKNFVQKEFVDQGMVADVAFHRGHKGGEEQPHGHVMLTMREITPEGFGGKVRAWNNKELLTTWREHWAEHCNRELARQGFDFRIDHRTLEAQGINLEPQSKIGPKAVQSSMARYAEHQALAARNGERLLNDPNIALTALTRQQSTFTHQDVARLVNRHTTSPEQFTAVYEKIKASPELVHLGQDEQQRDRYSTKEMLALESQMMAHATTKAPLAQHPVSFPSMTQAMASRSLSDEQKAAFEHLTKGGDVACVVGFAGTGKSYLLGAAREAWEAEGYRVHGMTLSGIAAENLENGSGIGSHTVANRLWHWEQDRERLTHKDIVVVDEAGMLGSRQMAAILAEVRRSGAKVALVGDPEQLQAIEAGAAFRAISEKTGFVELSEIRRQKEGWQQAATKDLASERTVEALGAYNRHDNIHTFDTKASAMTSMIEQWDEVRSQSPDKSQLILAYTRDDVRTLNEQARTMRHAQGELGKDHLIETSRGPRTFAEGDRVYFLRNENRELQVKNGTLGTIQKIEGNQLIVRLDAVDGKQARAVSVDLNKYNDLDHGYAATVHKAQGVTVDRTHVLASKHFDRHSTYVAMSRHRDGADLYVSKEDFPSMDRLSQSLSQERAKDVTLDYSKNRGFDAPETPFAPPKEKTVEQEKVQEVTSSKRAEKTAQLPLTEDRAKEAEKRLALRMYQKTVEKDIEALEKKTGLKVSMNANVGDEGIYRGTTDIASRKYGILEKADGSAKLIRADLLKSREKDQKMVIEKTRDYNGTEFIKAVQPEVERSRERDRGRSF
- a CDS encoding protein kinase; the protein is MLKFFDFESKERKQARAAGINPDALFTLEGHTKPVRALAVLPNGQLASGSEDNTIKLWDARGGCVATLAGHTSGVTALAALPNGQLASGSWDNTIKLWDARGGCVATLAGHTGGVIALAALPNGQLASGSWDNTIKLWDVRGGCVATLAGHTKPVRAITALPNGQLASGSWDNTIKLWDARGGCVATLAGHTKSVYALAALPNGQLASGSWDKSLKLWDVSTETRLETLEGHTKSVNALAALPNGQLASGSRDNTIKLWDARGGCVATLEGHTNWVYALTVLPNGQLASGSEDYTIKLWDVGCRPVLLLEKSEAARGEAKAIGVGGDKKPAAVDPVNTALEAMAMGGAGTGLQTILFSALTLGRVLGEGGFGIVYQGAWQRTDVAIKQLKVARLSASAVTSFADEARQHAALRHPHIVALFSVCVEVGHYSMVMEYMPQGSLYDVLHTKEKALPWSLRLTMARHIAVGLAYLHDQSILHRDLKSLNVLLDNQMNAKLSDFGLSKEVKKETGSTMTSAQPAVGSILWMAPELFKRGAKHDNLSDIYALGIVFWELSSRELPFHADETATPELIKDWVKDGERETIPSDTPPAFAALITRCWAQRTGDRPANVGVVLDALSAPPPPPDIADSGYRLQSR
- a CDS encoding recombinase family protein, encoding MLGQRIGYIRVSTLYQNTDRQLEGLILDQTFTEKVSAKDTHRPKLQEMIQFARKGDAIVIHSMDRLARNLDDLRSIVKTLTNKGVSVEFIKEQLIFTTDDSPMANLLLSVMGAFAEFERSLIRERQREGVALAKNRGAYKGRKRELSAEQITTIKKSIEEGQKKSEIAKTFGISRETLYRYLDDNYRTARQAKKG